One segment of Anastrepha obliqua isolate idAnaObli1 chromosome 3, idAnaObli1_1.0, whole genome shotgun sequence DNA contains the following:
- the LOC129241955 gene encoding uncharacterized protein LOC129241955: protein MGGGGGVGVGLSSGSGSGSSSSSAAAINAAATLHCLTSVGSSHSSASSGSSVGGGSGGGSGNSSSSLGGGMHAGLGLTAMGMAAGCGGGGSGLSAFGNGASSLALGGSGSSSSSNGGGTNHHHHHHHHNSVVGGIGSGSNNLNIATATLTAAPTHGVGASSGFGSLGGLSMGVGVGVGMGMGMTGGNINSIVVGNRLMNTGLPTILK, encoded by the coding sequence ATGGGTGGTGGAGGTGGTGTCGGCGTCGGACTCAGCAGCGGTAgtggcagcggcagcagcagtagtaGTGCGGCTGCCATCAACGCCGCTGCCACATTGCATTGTCTCACCTCAGTTGGCAGCAGTCATAGCAGTGCGAGCAGCGGCAGTAGCGTCGGCGGTGGCAGTGGCGGTGGTAGTGGCAATAGCAGTAGCAGTCTTGGTGGTGGTATGCATGCAGGTTTAGGTCTGACTGCAATGGGAATGGCCGCGGGCTGTGGCGGTGGTGGCAGCGGATTGAGTGCATTCGGCAATGGTGCCAGTAGCCTAGCGTTAGGTGGTAGTGGCAGCAGTAGTAGCTCCAATGGGGGTGGAACAAACCATCACCACCATCATCACCACCATAATAGTGTTGTTGGCGGCATTGGTAGCGGtagtaataatttgaatatagCAACTGCAACCCTAACGGCTGCTCCAACGCACGGCGTCGGCGCAAGCAGTGGTTTCGGCAGTTTGGGCGGCCTTAGTATGGGTGTCGGCGTGGGTGTTGGCATGGGCATGGGCATGACTGGTGGCAATATCAACTCCATCGTTGTTGGCAATCGATTAATGAATACAGGCTTGCCGACGATATTGAAATGA
- the LOC129241954 gene encoding protein lethal(3)malignant blood neoplasm 1-like: protein MQASICLHNNISVKSKMQLPLVLALLFVACLTVLSGYLPCSEAASTERPYQFGFTIEKQQHRQEKKDERGIVMGEFGFITADGIYHVTVYATDEEGKFRILAMRSYPYEEHPKTIDMIVRPKAKPTISKAIAPPMTTTTTTERAKPKPIEKHNFSVQGCSGCFLKNNVPTTTTTSTQKPQDKKYEIRTLSRPLGPEKGPQIGSVPPSNTISSNTAKAATAGTFGGANSQKGPGKTGTNALPKSPSAPSVGATGSTNGFTTPKKQLTAPAISAGSTGGASRSNTNAGIGGGTPSNGGLSGNAGISKSGGNGSKGGSSGGFTSGSKGASAAGETGDLYRFKYNLDYNGHRETGAHNGNKEGSFYAIGDDNVERTIEYIANEFGYQPHVRFRKLDAPVQAKENKLKDYEFVWFKKE from the exons ATGCAAGCATCCATTTGTCTGCACAACAACATTAGCGTCaagtcaaaaatgcagttgcCTTTAGTGTTGGCATTGCTTTTTGTTGCATGC ttaaCAGTCTTGTCCGGCTACTTGCCGTGCTCAGAGGCTGCATCAACCGAACGACCTTACCAATTTGGTTTCACAATCGAGAAGCAGCAGCATCGTCAAGAGAAAAAAG ATGAGCGCGGTATCGTTATGGGTGAATTTGGCTTCATAACCGCCGATGGCATTTATCACGTAACAGTCTATGCAACCGATGAGGAAGGCAAATTTCGCATATTAGCTATGCGTAGTTATCCCTACGAGGAGCATCCAA AGACAATCGACATGATTGTACGACCAAAGGCTAAGCCAACTATATCAAAAGCCATAGCACCGCCAATGACCACCACCACAACAACAGAGCGTGCAAAACCGAAACCAATTGAGAAGCACAACTTCAGCGTTCAAGGTTGTTCGGGCTGTTTTCTGAAAAACAACGTACCGACCACAACAACGACATCAACTCAGAAACCTCAAGataagaaatatgaaataagaaCCTTGTCAAGGCCTCTGGGTCCCGAAAAAGGTCCGCAAATTG GTTCTGTACCGCCCAGCAATACTATTAGCAGCAACACAGCAAAGGCAGCGACAGCAGGCACATTCGGGGGTGCGAACTCACAGAAAGGTCCTGGGAAAACAGGCACGAACG CATTACCGAAATCACCCAGCGCGCCATCTGTTGGCGCAACTGGCTCAACAAATGGCTTTACAACACCGAAAAAACAACTAACGGCACCAGCAATTTCTGCTGGCAGCACTGGCGGTGCAAGTCGTTCTAATACCAATGCAGGCATCGGTGGCGGAACACCTAGCAACGGTGGACTCAGCGGCAATGCGGGAATTAGTAAAAGTGGCGGAAATGGCAGCAAAGGTGGCAGTTCGGGCGGTTTTACGAGCGGTTCGAAAGGTGCCAGTGCTGCTGGCGAAACCGGCGATTTGTATCGCTTCAAGTACAACCTCGATTATAATGGGCATCGGGAGACCGGTGCGCACAATGGCAACAAGGAGGGCAGCTTCTACGCCATCGGCGATGATAATGTGGAACGCACCATTGAATATATCGCCAATGAGTTTGGCTATCAGCCGCATGTTCGCTTCCGCAAATTGGACGCACCAGTGCAGGCCAAAGAAAATAAGTTGAAAGATTACGAATTCGTGTGGTTCAAAAAGGAATAA